The DNA region GCGTTTCTGAAGGTTCACCCATCAAATGCAAAACACGTTGGTCAGTAGCTACATCGAAATAAAAATAAGCTTCCATTCTTCGCGTATGTGTGTGTGCTGGCATCGTATTCCAAACACTTCCAGTATTTAGGATAGTAAGTCCCATTACAAGTTGGCAGCTTTGCAAGCCATTTTCATGGATATATCTATAAATTGTACGTTCATTACTTGTTTCCAAAGAACCCAAAACGGCGTTTTCTGCATCTGTTTTTTTGCAAAATTGCACCGGATGTTCTTTATGTGCTGGGCTAGATAAAATATAAAAGAATGCTGGATTATTCGCATCACTAGAAGTAAATGCTACTTCTTTTTTACCCAATCCAATATACAAACAATCTAATTTTTCAAGATCATATGATTGTCCATCCACAGAAACTTGTCCATCACCACCGACATTAATAATACCAATTTCCCTACGTTGTAAGAAATATTCTGCTCTTAATTCGGGCTCGTTTGGTAAATGTACTGATTGATTGACAGGTTTTACTCCGCCAACGATCACTCTGTCATAATGAGAATATACAAGACTGATTTTATCGTCTTGCATTAAATTTTGAATCAAAAAATTGGAACGCAACGCTTCTGTTGTCATTCCTTTTACTTCATTTGGGCTATTGGCAAATCGTATTTCCATGATTTTTGTTTTTATTAGCGGCCCATCCAGCCACCATCAACATTTAATATTGCACCATCAACATAATCAGAGGCTTTGGATGCTAAGAAAATGGCAGCACCTTTAAAATCCTCTGGTTGCCCCCACCTTTGAGCAGGTATTCTTTCCAAAATAGCTTTGTTTCTATTTTCATCTGCACGCAAAGCGGAGGTATTGTCTGTAGCAATATAACCAGGTGCAATGCCATTGACATGAACGCCTTTGCTTGCCCATTCATTGGCAAATGCTTTTACTAAACCTCCAATTGCACTTTTTGAAGCTGTGTATCCTGGCACATTAATACCTCCTTGATATGTCAGCATGGAGCACGTAAATATAATTTTACCTGCGCCTTTTTCAATCATCATTTTTCCAAATTCCCTTGTTAATATAAACTGTGAATCTAAATTTACAGCAAGGACTTTATCCCAAAATTCATCTGTATGTTCTGCGGCAGGTTGTCGTAAGATCATCCCTGCATTATTTACCAAAATATCAATATCCGTTGTATTCTTAACCTTTTCTATAAATCCGTAAAGAGCATTCCTATCAGAAAAATCACAATTGTACGCGGTAAATTTGCGTCCCAATGCGCTAATTTTCTGACCAGTTTCTCCATCTTGGGTAAGATTACGGGAAACACCCACAATATCTGCTCCGGCTTCTGCAAGCCCGACAGCTATTGCTTGTCCTATACCTCTATCGCTCCCTGTTACCAATGCGGTTTTTCCAGAAAGGTCAAACAATTCATCTAAATAATTCATGGCAAGTTGTTTAGAATTACAATAGTACAAAAATCTTTGCCTGCCATAACGGTAGTATGGATATTTATTTACGAAAACGTTTTAGATGAATCTTTACATGTATATTTGGTTTGGATATATGCATTTTAAATCAATTACAATAAAGGATATTGCAAAAGCGCTCGGACTTTCGATTTCTACGGTATCAAAAGCTTTACGGAATAGTTACGAAATAAGTGAAGAAACCAAGAAAATGGTTGGTGACTATGCACATTCGCACAATTATCGTCCTAATCCGTTAGCTCAAGGTTTGCGTAAAGGAACAAGTAAAACCATTGGTGTCGTCGTCGCTGTATTTGATGATAATTTTTTTTCAAAGGTTATCGATGGTATAGAATCATCTTCCAATGAACATGGATATTCGGTAATTTTTACACAAAGTAGAGAGTCTTACGACAAAGAAAAACAAAATGTACAGACTTTAGCAGATCGTTCCTTGGATGGTTTATTGATATCTTTAAGCTCTGGTACGAAAGATTTAAGTTACCTAAAAGAATTAAGTAATATCGGATTACCAATTGTATTATTTGATCGAATTTCTGAGGAGATTAATACACATAAAGTTGTCTGTAATAATTATAAAGGTGGTTATGAAGCTACAGAACATTTGATTAAAAATGGTTGTAAAAATATAGCTCATATTACGAGTAATATTACGCTTTCATACTCCAAGGAACGTGAAGATGGCTACCTCAATGCGTTAAAATATTATAGCTTTCCTATCGAAGAGTCTAATATCATCTATTGTAATCAAGAGGATGATATATATGACCAAGCAAATAACGCAATAGATAAATTATTAAATAAAAAAAATCCTCCCGATGCAATCTTTTGTGGTTCTGATGTATTAAGTACAACTGTTTTTCGTATTTTGAAGAAGAAGAATATTCGCATCCCTGAAGAAATTGCTATTGTCGGATTTTCCAATTCTGCATCAGCAGAAGCTTATGATCCATCCTTTACGACAGTAGAACAACCAACATTTGAAATGGGACAAAAGGCAACGGAATTATTAATACAACTAATGGAAGCAAAGAGAAAGCCATTGAAATATGATACAATCGTCTTAGATCCTGTTTTACATGTTCGAAAATCTTCTCAAAAATTAGAAATTGTTTAGCTACTCATATTTTAACTGCTTGACGTGTAATCAGTTTCCATTTATTTTTTTCCCATTTCCAAACCAATAAAATTTTTAGATCAGTGTGTCCTGGCGTTTTGTTATCATCAGTATCTGCAGATAAAATATGTCGAACTACCGCGACATCATCAAAATATTGAATTCTTTCATCCAAAATATCTATTTTGGTAAAATCTGTCAGACCCGTGGCAAAAGATGCTAGAAATGCCTTTTTATCTTGCAGTTTTCCTGTGGAGTGCCCATACGTTAATTGATTATCTGTTAAATCAGACAATATTGAGGTGTCTGA from Rhizosphaericola mali includes:
- the kduD gene encoding 2-dehydro-3-deoxy-D-gluconate 5-dehydrogenase KduD, with the translated sequence MNYLDELFDLSGKTALVTGSDRGIGQAIAVGLAEAGADIVGVSRNLTQDGETGQKISALGRKFTAYNCDFSDRNALYGFIEKVKNTTDIDILVNNAGMILRQPAAEHTDEFWDKVLAVNLDSQFILTREFGKMMIEKGAGKIIFTCSMLTYQGGINVPGYTASKSAIGGLVKAFANEWASKGVHVNGIAPGYIATDNTSALRADENRNKAILERIPAQRWGQPEDFKGAAIFLASKASDYVDGAILNVDGGWMGR
- the kduI gene encoding 5-dehydro-4-deoxy-D-glucuronate isomerase, with amino-acid sequence MEIRFANSPNEVKGMTTEALRSNFLIQNLMQDDKISLVYSHYDRVIVGGVKPVNQSVHLPNEPELRAEYFLQRREIGIINVGGDGQVSVDGQSYDLEKLDCLYIGLGKKEVAFTSSDANNPAFFYILSSPAHKEHPVQFCKKTDAENAVLGSLETSNERTIYRYIHENGLQSCQLVMGLTILNTGSVWNTMPAHTHTRRMEAYFYFDVATDQRVLHLMGEPSETRHIVMGNHEAVVSPPWSIHSGCGTKNYGFIWGMAGENYTYSDMDAVDINDLK
- a CDS encoding nuclear transport factor 2 family protein; amino-acid sequence: MKIKIFSLFLFSIILLGITSKAQYKIDKEKSSIVSTLQRFKQAMLDSDTSILSDLTDNQLTYGHSTGKLQDKKAFLASFATGLTDFTKIDILDERIQYFDDVAVVRHILSADTDDNKTPGHTDLKILLVWKWEKNKWKLITRQAVKI
- a CDS encoding LacI family DNA-binding transcriptional regulator, producing MNLYMYIWFGYMHFKSITIKDIAKALGLSISTVSKALRNSYEISEETKKMVGDYAHSHNYRPNPLAQGLRKGTSKTIGVVVAVFDDNFFSKVIDGIESSSNEHGYSVIFTQSRESYDKEKQNVQTLADRSLDGLLISLSSGTKDLSYLKELSNIGLPIVLFDRISEEINTHKVVCNNYKGGYEATEHLIKNGCKNIAHITSNITLSYSKEREDGYLNALKYYSFPIEESNIIYCNQEDDIYDQANNAIDKLLNKKNPPDAIFCGSDVLSTTVFRILKKKNIRIPEEIAIVGFSNSASAEAYDPSFTTVEQPTFEMGQKATELLIQLMEAKRKPLKYDTIVLDPVLHVRKSSQKLEIV